The Cryptococcus deuterogattii R265 chromosome 3, complete sequence genome has a segment encoding these proteins:
- a CDS encoding iron sulfur cluster assembly protein 2 mitochondrial encodes MMRNTILRSTATAMASTSFARPAIRARPVLAAVRTMGAGANVSKRGYHAKVIDHYENPRNVGNLPKGDFDVGTGLVGAPACGDVMKLQIRVGEDGVINEVKFKTFGCGSAIASSSYMTERVKGMTLDQAGAVKNTEIAKELCLPPVKLHCSLLAEDAIKSAIKDYQSKRAQRLAAANATLASSSSQPQQATA; translated from the exons ATGATGCGAAACACTATCCTCCGATCCACGGCCACCGCTATGGCTTCCACTTCTTTCGCTCGACCTGCAATCCGAGCTCGACCTGTACTTGCCGCTGTGCGAACGATGGGTGCCGGTGCCAATGTCTCGAAGAGAGGGTACCACGCCAAGGTGATCGACCACTATGAGAACCCTCGTAAC GTTGGTAACCTTCCCAAGGGTGACTTTGATGTTGGAACTGGTCTTGTCGGTGCTCCCGCTTGTGGCGA TGTTATGAAGCTTCAAATCCGAGTAGGCGAGGACGGCGTCATTAATGAAGTCAAGTTCAAGACATTCGGTTGTGGTTCAGCTATCGCCTCATCGTCATATATGACTGAGCGAGTAAAGGGCATGACCCTCGATCAGGCTGGTGCGGTAAAGAACACTGAGATCGCCAAGGAGCTCTGTCTTCCCCCTGTAAAGT TGCACTGCTCTCTCCTTGCGGAAGATGCTATCAAGTCTGCCATCAAGGACTACCAGAGTAAGCGAGCACAGCGACTTGCAGCTGCCAACGCTACTCTtgcttcctcatcgtctcaacctcaacagGCTACTGCCTAA
- a CDS encoding AGC/RSK/RSK-UNCLASSIFIED protein kinase gives MSSLTSPPPTASIPTSDSYYSAVQSSGPGPSSGSNTSSKWKSVFKLNRSATIGRGKENRVALGGESFGLDNKQQQPFPGEVSPSVVTEPYLPPHGTQLRAHTDPHPPRSFSVKKNPSSASVGHVDSKGLYEENMSRTREDGSSESFNVHLNSSNGNLQTTSTSGEQSRPYSSVTDSASASTTERTSHSSGGHFLPTDGSLHGSAASTRSPSGGPLGIGNFKSRFFSAPLSAPAGKDKHDKSKSEKYRGLGKVATDFTPSTAPPSSAGGASSTGGGRKKSDGSSSFSSRGAASPRTPARSKREPSANSSRRMPFGQTNDNGTNSGSVAARFIRRVVSAPNTKALFSNGLFSNAPDVPPLPTPKNQPTGPISSKEKPSSPVMVVGSSEGQIDLTSSPDSDHLASFSPFSNSSTLYTSQTSHTTPASASATPTPSPLRQKNLFLNRTASPSPSQGSGLSAKGTRANRSLTTGTAPVLKNIRELQGNLGSNLGGNGHPDGEGRHKQVFRRTYSSNSIKTKQVEVTASSFQKIKLLGKGDVGKVYLVREKKTDKLFAMKVLSKKEMIKRNKIKRALAEQEILATANHPFIVTLFHSFQSQDYLFFVLDYCMGGEFFRALQTRPGKCLSEEHAKFYAAEVTAALEYLHLNGYIYRDLKPENILLHQSGHIMLSDFDLSKQSGEAGGAPAAIRHGGPNGQTILVDTRSCIADFRTNSFVGTEEYIAPEVIKGHSHSSAVDWWTLGILVYEMIFATTPFKGPNRNATFANVMKNEVLFPESVPVSSNCKSCIRKLLIKDENKRLGSASGASEVKQHKWFASVNWGLLRNMTPPIIPEESNGIDTINFRPLRESKSIDFDRDDLTTDIIHAKAGSPSIYGNATPGMLTPKELVQPTSSSSPAGAGGTSGQSSSAMPIPGSVRGYEKEKNPFGEFSSVTRDFGEC, from the exons ATGTCGTCGCTCACGTCCCCTCCCCCGACAGCGTCCATACCCACTTCCGACTCTTATTACTCCGCCGTCCAGTCTTCTGGCCCAGGTCCAAGCAGCGGCAGCAATACATCGTCAAAGTGGAAGAGCGTATTCAAACTTAACAGATCAGCGACAATAGGAAGAGGTAAAGAGAACAGAGTGGCGTTGGGTGGTGAAAGCTTTGGGCTGGATAACaaacaacagcagccatTTCCAGGAGAGGTTTCGCCCTCCGTGGTAACAGAACCTTATCTTCCCCCTCACGGAACGCAACTTCGCGCTCATACCGACCCCCACCCACCTAGATCGTTCAGCGTCAAAAAGAATCCTAGTAGTGCGAGCGTTGGACACGTTGATTCTAAAGGGCTTTACGAAGAAAACATGTCCAGGACAAGAGAAGACGGTTCGAGTGAGAGTTTCAATGTCCATCTCAACTCGAGTAATGGAAACCTCCAAACAACATCAACCTCGGGTGAACAGTCACGACCTTATTCATCCGTAACGGATTCTGCATCTGCATCTACTACGGAGCGTACTTCGCATTCTTCCGGCGGTCATTTCCTCCCGACAGATGGGAGTTTGCATGGAAGCGCCGCGTCTACCCGTTCACCCAGTGGCGGACCGCTTGGGATTGGGAACTTTAAAAGCCGGTTCTTCTCTGCGCCCTTATCTGCACCAGCGGGTAAGGACAAGCACGATAAGAGCAAGAGCGAAAAGTATCGTGGTCTAGGTAAAGTCGCTACCGATTTCACCCCGTCCACTGCACCACCATCCAGTGCTGGAGGAGCGTCAAGTACtggtggagggaggaagaagagcgatggTTCATCGTCCTTTTCGTCAAGAGGCGCTGCGTCACCGCGAACTCCCGCGAGGTCGAAGCGCGAACCATCAGCCAACTCTTCTAGGCGAATGCCATTTGGGCAGACGAACGATAATGGAACCAACTCCGGATCTGTGGCCGCAAGGTTTATTCGGCGAGTGGTCTCTGCCCCAAACACAAAAGCCCTCTTTTCCAATGGCCTCTTCAGCAATGCTCCTGATGTACCACCGTTACCCACACCTAAAAACCAGCCTACGGGCCCAATTTCCAGCAAAGAAAAGCCCTCTTCGCCTGTAATGGTTGTCGGTAGCTCTGAAGGACAAATTGACCTCACTTCTTCACCGGATAGCGACCACCTGGCATCTTTCAGCCCGTTCTCCAACTCCTCTACACTGTACACCTCGCAGACATCACATACCACCCCGGCATCAGCCTCTGCGACTCCTaccccctcccctctcaGGCAAAAGAACCTCTTTTTGAACCGGACAGCTTCTCCTAGTCCCAGTCAAGGATCGGGGCTTTCCGCAAAGGGAACAAGAGCGAATAGAAGCTTGACGACGGGTACGGCACCGGTACTGAAGAATATTAGAGAGCTCCAGGGAAATTTGGGGTCGAATCTCGGAGGAAATGGGCATCCGGATGGGGAGGGCAGGCATAAGCAGGTATTCAGGAGGACGTATAGTAGTAATTCTATAAAGACCAAGCAG GTTGAAGTGACGGCGTCGTCGTTCCAAAAGATAAAACTGTTGGGCAAGGGAGATGTTGGGAAAGTGTATTTGGtaagggagaagaagacggacAAACTGTTTGCTATGAAGG TGTTATcgaaaaaggaaatgatCAAGCGAAACAAGATCAAGCGCGCTCTCGCGGAACAAGAAATCCTTGCAACAGCAAATCACCCATTCATCGTCACCTTGTTCCACTCGTTCCAATCGCAAGATTACCTCTTTTTCGTTCTCGATTACTGTATGGGCGGTGAATTCTTCCGTGCGCTGCAGACGAGGCCAGGGAAGTGTTTGTCGGAGGAACATGCCAAGTTTTATGCGGCGGAAGTGACAGCAGCGTTAGAATATCTTCATTTGAATGGGTATATTTATCGGGATCTGAAACCTGAGA atatcctcctccaccagtCAGGACATATCATGCTTTCTGATTTCGACCTCTCGAAGCAGTCTGGAGAAGCAGGTGGTGCGCCAGCAGCCATACGCCATGGTGGACCTAACGGC CAAACGATCCTGGTTGATACACGTTCGTGTATAGCGGATTTCAGAACCAACTCGTTTGTCGGTACGGAAGAGTATATTGCACCAGAGGTTATCAAGGGACATAGTCATTCTTCGGCCGTGGATTGGTGGACATTGGGTATATTGGTTTATGAGATGATT TTTGCGACGACACCGTTCAAGGGTCCGAATAGGAATGCAACGTTTGCGAATGTCATGAAGAATGAAGTCCTCTTCCCTGAATCGGTACCCGTCTCGAG CAATTGCAAATCATGTATTCGCAAGCTTTTGATCAAAGATGAGAACAAGCGTCTTGGTTCTGCGTCTGGTGCAAGCGAAGTGAAGCAGCACAAGTGGTTTGCATCGGTTAATTGGGGTTTGTTGAGGAATATGACGCCGCCT ATTATTCCCGAGGAATCAAATGGAATTGATACAATAAATTTCCGACCTTTGAGAGAGAGCAAGAGTATAGATTTTGATCGAGACGATCTT ACCACTGATATCATCCACGCCAAAGCAGgttctccttccatttATGGGAACGCTACTCCAGGTATGCTCACCCCTAAAGAACTCGTCCAACCAACGtcgtcctcatcaccaGCTGGAGCGGGCGGTACCTCGGGACAATCTTCATCAGCGATGCCAATACCAGGCTCGGTGCGGGGgtatgagaaggagaaaaatCCGTTTGGGGAGTTTAGCAGTGTAACAAGAGATTTTGGGGAGTGCTAA
- a CDS encoding U3 small nucleolar RNA-associated protein 6, translated as MDKVQFQLESTIPELKDLHEKGLFTKNEINEITKRRTAFEMALIRRVQRKEDFFKYAQYEINLERLRRVRWRKLRYHINPPPPSASTYSIQRRTLYILKRATSKFPQDLSVWLTYIQYASREGMRKVVAQGLTKALQFHPTSSTLYLLQAYFHLHPNSPFPQSVLPDSTKNLSLSEDTNESDEPPAFAIEGINPARTALLLGLRLIPTSPEIWTEYIKLELGWVEALRRRWKLLGIKNAFADKPVPEGAETFEGDEDALRGGEGAFGPEGENARKSILAGQLVIHALTSALKAIKPGVVIEGRKYGGMWFRERLLALFRGYPSPLRAKCLEVVHEELRSISDRDSSDREMSCNARLLGISRRLFERPYEEGEEPMVEGEYALSGVDLVEEYGKIGKEIRKIAKRNKDQMLIETAGGWLMERINSHQDYPELRQYLQSVVSSLEKSSK; from the exons ATGGACAAAGTTCAATTCCAGCTCGAATCTACCATCCCGGAGCTCAAAGATCTTCACGAGAAGGGCCTCTTTACCAAG AATGAGATCAATGAAATAACAAAGAGGCGGACCGCCTTTGAAATGGCTTTGATCCGTAGGGTACAGCGAAAGGAAGATTTCTTCAAATATGCGCAATATGAGATCAACCTCGAGAGATTAAGACGGgtgagatggagaaagcTTC GCTACCATATTAatccccctcctccttctgcttccacCTACTCAATTCAAAGGCGAACACTTTACATCTTGAAGCGTGCAACATCAAAATTTCCTCAAGATCTCTCGGTTTGGTTGACTTATATCCAATATGCGAGCAGAGAAGGTATGCGAAAGGTCGTCGCTCAAGGACTTACCAA AGCTTTGCAATTCCACCCGACATCATCTACTCTTTACCTCTTACAAGCTtacttccatctccaccccAATTCACCTTTCCCACAATCTGTTCTTCCTGATTCTACCAAGAACCTTTCATTGTCCGAGGACACAAACGAATCAGACGAGCCTCCTGCGTTTGCGATCGAAGGCATCAACCCTGCACGTACTGCTCTCTTGCTCGGTCTCCGACTTATCCCTACATCCCCCGAAATATGGACAGAGTATATCAAGCTCGAGCTTGGTTGGGTAGAAGCATTAAGAAGGCGATGGAAGTTATTAGGTATCAAGAACGCATTTGCTGATAAGCCAGTCCCCGAAGGGGCGGAGACTTTcgaaggcgatgaagatgcgCTGAGAGGTGGGGAAGGTGCTTTTGGGCCAGAGGGCGAGAATGCGCGAAAGTCCATTCTGGCGGGACAGCTGGTCATCCATGCGCTCACCTCGGCGCTGAAGGCTATCAAACCAGGAGTGGTCATcgaaggaaggaagtaCGGCGGGATGTGGTTCAGGGAGCGCCTCTTAGCTTTATTCAGGGGTTATCCCAGCCCTCTTCGTGCAAAGTGTCTGGAGGTTGTGCATGAGGAATTGCGATCCATTTCTGACAGAGATTCTAGTGATAGGGAGATGTCATGCAACGCACGATTGCTTGGCATCTCCCGGAGGTTGTTTGAGCGTCCATAtgaagagggcgaggagCCAATGGTGGAAGGGGAATATGCATTGTCAGGGGTCGATTTGGTTGAGGAGTATGGGAAAATTGGGAAAGAGATTAGGAAGATTGCAAAGAGAAATAAAGACCAGATGTTGATAGAGACAGCGGGAGGATGGTTGATGGAGCGTATCAACAGCCATCAGGACTATCCCGAGCTG CGACAGTATCTCCAGTCAGTCGTATCTAGTCTCGAAAAGTCTTCaaagtga
- a CDS encoding brg1-associated factor b, which translates to MVYNGDEVSALVLDFGSYTTRAGYAGEDCPRVVCPSFYGYTNDPSSSGSNGNLSGENVADKANGEDVTMSEPVPEGAEEQSNKKKGSGRKYYVGEDGVSVWRPGMEVGNFMLDGVVNDPEPASTLLHHVLHDRLGVNPEEHPIMITEPAWNTPKARQVMAEMVFEGEKMPALYFGSSGVLSAFAAGKPTALVLDVGYATSSAVPIVDGYALRAGTMHQPLASQLIASQLQNHFTSPTPTRAPLSLLPRQLIKQRDPSTDPGIIPKPILRDDRAPHTTTSWKLWAENNVIEGYKEACTEIVNYKGFDFQTAGDLPQVLYEFPDGYHQYFGEERYRFTEMLFDPERYYNQSIPPPPTLQKVLTTEHSRSLRDLVSLSQLVHDSVMACDVDVRASLLQNIVVVGNTALTRGLIERLDVELAATMPSQKIKIHSPTIPFERKYASWVGGSILASLGTFHQLWVTKEEYEEHGMPIVHQRCK; encoded by the exons ATGGTATACAACGGCG ACGAAGTCTCTGCCCTCGTGCTCGACTTTGGGTCTTACACAACCAGAGCAGGTTATGCCGGTGAAGACTGTCCGCGAGTCGTTTGCCCTTCGTTCTACGGTTACACCAACgatccatcatcctcaggATCTAACGGAAACTTGTCTGGAGAAAATGTAGCGGACAAGGCaaatggagaggatgtgaCAATGTCAGAGCCTGTTCctgaaggagcagaagagcagagcaacaagaagaagggtagCGGACGAAAGTATTatgttggagaagatggcgtcAGCGTTTGGAGGCCGGGAATGGAAGTTGGTAACTTTATGCTGGACGGTGTTG TGAACGACCCCGAACCCGCATCTACTTTACTGCACCATGTCCTGCACGACCGTCTCGGCGTCAACCCGGAAGAACACCCAATTATGATCACTGAACCAGCGTGGAACACGCCTAAAGCGCGACAGGTCATGGCGGAGATGGTTTTTGAGGGCGAAAAAATGCCGGCATTGTACTTTGGTTCATCAGGTGTTCTGTCGGC ATTTGCAGCCGGAAAGCCGACCGctcttgtccttgatgTCGGCTATGCCACCAGCAGCGCTGTACCCATCGTTGACGGTTACGCTCTCCGAGCAGGCACTATGCACCAGCCTCTCGCTTCTCAACTGATCGCCTCTCAGTTACAAAATCACTTCACTTCTCCTACCCCCACCCGtgctcctctctcccttctccctcgtCAACTCATCAAGCAACGCGACCCGTCCACTGACCCTGGAATTATCCCCAAACCCATCTTGAGAGACGACCGGGCGCCACATACGACCACCTCTTGGAAGCTCTGGGCAGAGAACAACGTGATCGAGGGCTACAAGGAGGCCTGTACCGAAATTGTCAACTATAAAGGATTCGATTTCCAAACTGCTGGTGATTTGCCTCAAGTTCTGTATGAGTTCCCTGACGGCTATCACCAATACTTTGGCGAAGAACGATACCGCTTCACTGAGATGCTCTTCGACCCTGAACGTTACTACAACCAATCCAtcccacctcctcccactcTCCAAAAGGTACTCACGACAGAACACTCTCGATCTCTACGCGATCTcgtctccctctcccagcTCGTGCACGATAGTGTCATGGCTTGTGATGTCGATGTTCGGGCGAGTTTGTTGCAGAATATCGTCGTGGTTGGCAACACGGCCTTGACAAGGGGTTTGATCGAGAGGTTGGACGTAGAGTTGGCGGCGACGATGCCCAGTcagaagatcaagataCACTCGCCGACAATTCCATTTGAGCGCAAGTATGCTTCTTGGGTTGGAGGTTCGATTTTGGCAAGTTTGGGAACGTTCCATCAGTTGTGGGTCACAAAAGAGGAGTATGAGGAGCATGGAATGCCTATCGTTCATCAGA GATGCAAGTAA
- a CDS encoding serine/threonine protein phosphatase 5 phosphatase, with protein MSKSDSTQNLPSSFTLPPQLLAQAADTYRHPAPPPQLPAVQLVPRHQEPVINPKEKHSPNGYPPNGAGVGIVRCPEGRAWQERNMHAGEKLGRFRDQDVDGFVADMAMVLRKEYDCWVEQCWQEAFHQVFTHTLPDLIINLIMTGATPSFLRRNIVFGGQSLDHLFQSQMLHILFEELELCLSGDRPRTRTESGPSANTIFNGGAKPSPFPLPPQPAAAPIFRDGVCFHNLSFQHGIPEEEDNHGPCLCQLTSCMTCFHLFAIMRRGPISLLPHELLNTPAAKGWLGGIETEAHARARQDSLRRKAPPQNTLPPGKGYAQVPRPGVSAPTAANGNVEGGIGGEGRGKPLKPPQIFPHPQMTDVLAVEENLRWRLKELGATDPAVEGRYGPSTNSPAALEGVELPQGAGEESDDGGQQHPTGEGAGGKVNMNMNPAQNKNVKLAKVKGRGKMRRVVVPNGVTAAAAAKNQKQNEKDLKKATVYLPKEWTEATVSERNTAIVLTFRHFAKLLHQIAMAASPFSHPDYPSDIEELLRMHPIALYRRLAEPAVERRFNAEEVKTWKLCMDKWAEEFGGKERKKGNDQSQDKRHSEAVRHYTRAISLDPKKTIYYSNRAIAYNNLSLHSHAEIDCTHLLARDPKNQKALYQRALARKGMGRWKEAQSDLEELLKLSGDNESAKNLLMIINKEMRL; from the exons ATGTCAAAGTCGGACAGCACCCAAAATCTACCCTCGTCGTTCACTCTTCCACCCCAGCTCCTCGCCCAAGCAGCAGATACTTACCGGCATCCCGCTCCGCCACCTCAGCTACCGGCTGTTCAGCTCGTTCCGCGACATCAGGAGCCAGTCATAAATCCCAAGGAGAAGCACAGTCCAAATGGATACCCACCCAATGGCGCCGGTGTCGGGATCGTGAGATGCCCTGAGGGACGCGCATGGCAGGAACGAAATATGCATGCAGGTGAGAAGCTGGGGAGATTTAGGGATCAAGATGTAGATGGGTTCGTGGCGGACATGGCTATGGTTTTGAGGAAAGAGTATGACTGCTGGGTCGAGCAGTGCTG GCAAGAAGCTTTCCATCAGGTATTCACACATACCCTTCCTgacctcatcatcaatctcatcatGACTGGCGCTACACCATCCTTTCTACGACGAAATATCGTGTTTGGCGGTCAGTCTCTCGACCACCTTTTCCAATCACAGATGTTACACATCCTGTTTGAAGAACTTGAGCTCTGTCTTTCAGGTGACAGACCACGGACTCGTACAGAATCTGGACCAAGCGCGAACACTATCTTCAACGGTGGTGCCAAACCATCGCCTTTCCCACTTCCACCCCAACCCGCTGCAGCACCCATCTTCAGGGACGGTGTCTGCTTCCACAATTTGTCTTTCCAACACGGCATtccggaagaagaggacaatCACGGACCGTGCCTCTGTCAGCTGACGAGCTGTATGACGTGTTTCCACCTCTTTGCCATCATGCGCCGCGGACCTATCAGTCTTCTCCCACACGAGCTCCTCAACACACCAGCAGCTAAAGGATGGTTGGGTGGGATTGAGACAGAAGCTCACGCTCGTGCAAGACAAGATTCTCTTCGTCGTAAAGCGCCTCCTCAAAATACTTTACCGCCAGGTAAAGGTTACGCCCAGGTGCCCAGACCTGGAGTATCAGCCCCAACGGCCGCAAACGGGAACGTCGAAGGAGGCataggaggagaaggcagGGGTAAACCCCTCAAACCACCTCAAATATTCCCACATCCACAAATGACAGACGTTCTTGCCGTGGAGGAAAATCTTCGATGGAGACTGAAAGAACTTGGTGCAACGGATCCAGCGGTCGAAGGTCGGTACGGACCGTCGACCAATTCGCCTGCTGCGTTGGAAGGTGTAGAGTTACCCCAGGGTGCGGGGGAAGAATCGGATGATGGTGGACAACAGCACCCCACAGGGGAAGGGGCAGGCGGGAAGGTGAATATGAACATGAACCCTGCGCAGAATAAGAATGTGAAGCTGGCAAAAGTCAAGGGTCGGGGTAAAATGAGACGAGTAGTCGTACCCAATGGTGTCACAGCGGCAGCGGCGGCGAAGaatcaaaaacaaaatgaGAAAGATTTGAAGAAAGCGACTGTTTACTTGCCAAAAGAGTGGACAGAGGCGACAGTGTCAGAGAGGAATACTGCAATTGTGCTGACGTTTAGACATTTTGCTAAG cttctccaccaaatAGCCATGGCTGCAtcccccttctcccaccCCGATTACCCCTCCGATATCGAAGAACTCTTGCGTATGCATCCCATCGCACTTTATCGCCGATTAGCAGAACCGGCAGTGGAGAGGCGGTTTAATGCGGAGGAAGTAAAGACTTGGAAATTGTGTATGGATAAGTGGGCCGAGGAGTTtggtggaaaggagagaaaaaag GGTAACGACCAATCTCAAGATAAACGTCATTCTGAAGCCGTCCGACATTACACCCGTGCCATCTCGCTTGATCCCAAAAAGACCATCTACTATTCCAACCGTGCGATCGCATACAACAACCTCTCGCTACACAGCCACGCCGAAATAGATTGTACCCACCTGCTGGCTAGGGATCCGAAGAATCAGAAAGCGCTGTATCAGCGGGCGCTCGcgaggaagggaatggggagatggaaggaggcgCAGTCAGACCTGGAAGAGTTGTTGAAGCTTAGCGGTGATAATGAGAGTGCGAAGAATCTGTTGATGATTATCAATAAGGAGATGAGGCTGTAG
- a CDS encoding small nuclear ribonucleoprotein D3 has translation MANLGVPVKLLHESLGHIITVELKTGEMYRGKLMEAEDTLNIALREITVTARDGRVSQLEQVYIRGSMIRFIIVPDLLAQAPMFKRIGPNAMRGRGIGAARGRATIQRANARRGTTRTNQGVRR, from the exons ATGGCCAACCTCGGTGTTCCCGTTAAGCTCCTCCATGAGTCTTTGGGTCATATTATCACTGTCGAATTGAAGACTGGCGAG ATGTACCGAGGAAAGTTGATGGAGG CCGAAGACACTCTTAACATTGCTCTCCGTGAAATAACCGTCACAGCTCGAGACGGTCGTGTATCCCAACTCGAACAAGTGTACATCCGTGGTAGTATGATTCGATTCATCATTGTTCCCGATTTGCTTGCCCAGGCCCCTAT GTTCAAGAGGATCGGTCCTAATGCTatgcgaggaagaggtatCGGTGCTGCTCGAGGACGAGCTACCATTCAGCGAG CAAACGCCCGCCGTGGAACGACAAGGACAAACCAAGGTGTCAGGCGTTAA